From the Rhodanobacter soli genome, one window contains:
- the ftsE gene encoding cell division ATP-binding protein FtsE has translation MIHFDQVSKRYEGGHEALSQLSFEVPTGEMAFVTGHSGAGKSTLLKLLGLIERPSHGVISVDGRSLAKIRHSGIPKWRRHVGMVFQDHRLLLDRSVFANVELPLAIGGIARAERARRVRAALEKVGLLAYERQLPATLSTGEQQRVGIARAIVARPALLIADEPTGNLDPQLAVEIMGLFGEFQQVGTTVLIASHDLPLIKRMKKRVIVLDHGRLVADLAAQEVL, from the coding sequence GTGATCCATTTCGATCAAGTCAGCAAGCGCTACGAGGGCGGCCATGAGGCGCTCTCGCAGCTTTCCTTCGAGGTGCCGACGGGCGAGATGGCCTTCGTCACCGGGCATTCCGGCGCCGGCAAGAGCACCTTGCTCAAGCTGCTGGGACTGATCGAGCGGCCCTCGCACGGCGTGATCAGCGTGGACGGCCGGAGCCTGGCCAAGATCCGCCACAGCGGCATCCCGAAGTGGCGCCGGCATGTCGGCATGGTGTTCCAGGATCATCGCCTGCTGCTGGATCGCAGCGTGTTCGCCAACGTCGAGCTGCCGCTGGCGATCGGCGGCATCGCCCGCGCCGAACGTGCCCGGCGGGTGCGCGCGGCGCTGGAGAAAGTCGGCCTGCTCGCCTACGAGCGGCAGCTGCCGGCGACGTTGTCCACTGGCGAGCAGCAGCGCGTGGGCATCGCCCGCGCGATCGTGGCGCGCCCCGCGCTGCTGATCGCCGACGAGCCCACCGGCAACCTCGACCCGCAACTGGCGGTGGAGATCATGGGCCTGTTCGGCGAGTTCCAGCAGGTCGGCACCACCGTGCTGATCGCCAGCCACGACCTGCCGCTGATCAAGCGCATGAAGAAGCGCGTGATCGTGCTGGATCATGGCCGGCTGGTGGCCGACCTGGCCGCGCAGGAGGTGCTGTGA
- a CDS encoding DEAD/DEAH box helicase, which translates to MSQTVLTDTFFANFDLHPLLQQGLDDSGFTRCTPIQEMTLPLALSGRDVAGQAQTGTGKTCAFLVALMNRLLTTPAVADRKDSDPRALVIAPTRELAIQIEKDAKAIGRHTGLRSALIYGGVDYDKQRQQLKDGCDIIIATPGRLLDYHKQGVFSLNSVEVMVIDEADRMFDLGFIKDVRFIFRKLPPREQRQVLLFSATLSHRVLELAYEHMHEAEKLVVESDNVTADKVRQLVYFPAKEEKMPLLLNLIDRHKPSRSIIFVNTKAAAERITERVKRHGCRVGAISGDVPQLKRQKLLQRFQDGQLDILVATDVAARGLHIPAVSHVFNYDLPHEAEDYVHRIGRTARLGAEGDAISFACDLYAMSLPDIETYIGQSIPVAQMDPELLVMPKPREVDPEFAANAAADSAAFGDVVPPRPGEKPRRSGGPGRSGERSSSSRGAARPPRERKPAAADGSAVVATEQPVAVAVHKTDAAPSADGGTAGEGARKPRRRRGGRNRRREGAPADGVEATGHQAAVAEGNRAPRGERRPPRERNAAESGGTVHSRPSRQVAVTSGKPSENAHAKKPGLFRRLTRLFTGR; encoded by the coding sequence ATGTCACAAACCGTACTCACCGACACTTTCTTCGCCAACTTCGATCTTCATCCGCTGCTGCAGCAGGGCCTGGACGACAGCGGCTTCACCCGCTGCACGCCGATCCAGGAAATGACCCTGCCGCTGGCGCTGTCCGGGCGCGACGTCGCCGGCCAGGCGCAGACCGGCACCGGCAAGACCTGCGCCTTCCTGGTCGCGCTGATGAACCGCCTGCTGACCACCCCGGCGGTGGCCGACCGCAAGGATTCGGACCCGCGCGCGCTGGTGATCGCGCCGACCCGCGAACTGGCCATCCAGATCGAGAAGGACGCCAAGGCGATCGGCCGCCACACCGGCCTGCGCAGCGCGCTGATCTACGGCGGCGTCGACTACGACAAACAGCGCCAGCAGCTGAAGGACGGCTGCGACATCATCATCGCCACCCCCGGCCGCCTGCTCGACTACCACAAGCAGGGGGTTTTCAGCCTCAACAGCGTCGAGGTGATGGTGATCGACGAGGCCGACCGCATGTTCGACCTCGGCTTCATCAAGGACGTGCGCTTCATCTTCCGCAAGCTGCCGCCGCGCGAACAGCGCCAGGTGCTGCTGTTCTCCGCCACGCTGAGCCATCGCGTGCTGGAGCTGGCCTACGAGCACATGCACGAGGCCGAGAAGCTGGTGGTGGAGAGCGACAACGTCACCGCCGACAAGGTGCGCCAGCTGGTCTACTTCCCGGCCAAGGAAGAGAAGATGCCGCTGCTGCTGAACCTGATCGACCGGCACAAGCCGAGCCGCAGCATCATCTTCGTCAATACCAAGGCCGCCGCCGAGCGCATCACCGAGCGCGTCAAGCGCCATGGCTGCCGCGTCGGCGCGATCTCCGGCGACGTGCCGCAGCTGAAGCGGCAGAAGCTGCTGCAGCGTTTCCAGGACGGCCAGCTGGACATCCTGGTGGCCACCGACGTGGCCGCGCGCGGCCTGCACATCCCGGCGGTCAGCCACGTCTTCAACTACGACCTGCCGCACGAGGCCGAGGATTACGTGCACCGCATCGGCCGCACTGCGCGGCTTGGCGCCGAGGGCGACGCGATCAGCTTCGCCTGCGACCTGTACGCGATGTCGCTGCCGGACATCGAGACCTATATCGGCCAGAGCATCCCGGTCGCGCAGATGGATCCGGAGCTGCTGGTGATGCCGAAGCCGCGCGAGGTCGATCCCGAATTCGCCGCGAACGCCGCCGCCGACAGCGCCGCGTTCGGCGACGTGGTGCCGCCGCGTCCGGGCGAGAAGCCGCGGCGCAGCGGTGGTCCGGGCCGCAGCGGCGAGCGCAGCAGTAGCAGCCGCGGCGCCGCGCGTCCGCCGCGCGAACGCAAGCCGGCCGCGGCCGACGGCAGTGCCGTCGTCGCGACCGAGCAGCCGGTCGCCGTGGCCGTGCACAAGACCGACGCGGCGCCGTCGGCGGATGGCGGCACGGCCGGCGAAGGCGCGCGCAAGCCGCGGCGCCGTCGTGGCGGTCGCAATCGCCGGCGTGAAGGCGCACCGGCCGATGGCGTCGAGGCAACCGGCCACCAGGCCGCGGTGGCCGAGGGCAATCGCGCGCCGCGGGGCGAGCGTCGCCCGCCGCGCGAGCGCAATGCGGCCGAATCCGGCGGCACCGTTCACAGCCGGCCGTCGCGGCAGGTCGCGGTGACCTCGGGCAAGCCCAGCGAGAATGCCCATGCGAAGAAGCCGGGCCTGTTCCGCCGCCTGACCCGGTTGTTCACCGGCCGCTGA
- the trxA gene encoding thioredoxin TrxA, producing the protein MSDLITHVNDDAFDEQVLKSETPVLLDFWAEWCGPCKAIAPMLDEIAQQYEGKLRIVKVNIDQNQQTPRAYGVRGIPTLMVFKNGKVEATQIGAVSKGQLTQMIDKAI; encoded by the coding sequence GTGAGCGACCTGATTACCCATGTGAACGACGACGCCTTCGACGAGCAGGTGCTCAAATCCGAAACCCCTGTATTGCTGGATTTCTGGGCGGAATGGTGCGGCCCGTGCAAGGCCATCGCGCCGATGCTGGACGAGATCGCCCAGCAGTACGAAGGCAAGCTGCGCATCGTCAAGGTCAACATCGACCAGAACCAGCAGACCCCGCGAGCCTATGGCGTGCGCGGCATCCCGACCCTGATGGTGTTCAAGAACGGCAAGGTCGAGGCGACCCAGATCGGCGCCGTCAGCAAGGGCCAGCTGACCCAGATGATCGACAAGGCCATCTGA
- the rho gene encoding transcription termination factor Rho produces MSDTDNNIPNDAKSADTKPVAEGKPEPRPRAPRRTAAAIAAAHAENPASAAPAPAPAATERAMPPAPAPVQASLPVTPAPASDSPAPRAAQEPRESASQPGQNQDQGQGQGQPQAQNPNQGQNPNNNAGREGREGRGRRRRNERGGNPNQQQGRPQGGHPRPNPNGLPVDDDNADPGSNDRVINLTELKRKNAIQLLEFAESLGVHEGVARARKQDVIFNVLKAHARSGGGIWAEGVLEILQDGFGFLRSADESYLAGPDDIYVSPSQIRRFNLRTGDYITGRVRHPKEGERYFAMLRVDDINGDPPEASKNKMLFENLTPLFPRKAFKLERGNGSSEDITGRILDLIAPIGKGQRGLIVSQPKSGKTMMLQNVAQAITYNHPEAHLIMLLIDERPEEVTEIARTVRAEVISSTFDEPAVRHVQVAEMVIERAKRLVEHKKDVVILLDSITRLARAYNTVVPSSGKVLTGGVDANALQRPKRFFGAARNVEEGGSLTIIATALTETGSKMDEVIYEEFKGTGNMEVHLSRRISEKRVYPAIDINRSGTRREDLLIDPDMLAKIWILRKLLHPMDELSAMEFMLDKMKNTKSNDEFFNSMKR; encoded by the coding sequence GTGTCCGATACCGATAACAACATTCCGAACGACGCCAAGAGCGCCGATACCAAGCCTGTTGCCGAAGGCAAGCCCGAGCCGCGCCCCCGCGCGCCGCGCCGCACGGCCGCAGCGATCGCGGCGGCCCATGCCGAGAACCCTGCTTCCGCGGCACCGGCGCCTGCCCCCGCGGCAACCGAACGTGCCATGCCGCCGGCGCCCGCCCCGGTACAGGCCAGCCTGCCGGTAACGCCCGCGCCGGCCAGCGATTCGCCCGCACCGCGTGCCGCGCAGGAGCCGCGCGAATCCGCCTCCCAGCCAGGCCAGAACCAGGATCAGGGCCAAGGCCAGGGTCAGCCGCAAGCGCAGAACCCGAACCAGGGCCAGAACCCGAACAACAACGCCGGCCGCGAAGGTCGCGAAGGCCGTGGCCGCCGGCGCCGCAACGAGCGCGGCGGCAACCCGAACCAGCAGCAGGGTCGCCCGCAGGGCGGCCATCCGCGGCCCAACCCGAACGGCCTGCCGGTGGACGACGACAACGCCGATCCGGGCAGCAACGACCGGGTGATCAACCTCACCGAGTTGAAGCGCAAGAACGCGATCCAGTTGCTGGAGTTCGCCGAGTCGCTGGGCGTGCACGAAGGCGTCGCCCGCGCGCGCAAGCAGGACGTGATCTTCAACGTGCTCAAGGCGCACGCCCGCTCCGGCGGCGGCATCTGGGCCGAAGGCGTGCTGGAAATCCTGCAGGACGGCTTCGGCTTCCTGCGCTCGGCCGACGAGTCCTACCTGGCCGGCCCGGACGACATCTACGTGTCGCCCAGCCAGATCCGCCGCTTCAACCTGCGCACCGGCGACTACATCACCGGCCGCGTGCGCCACCCGAAGGAAGGCGAGCGCTACTTCGCGATGCTGCGCGTCGACGACATCAACGGCGATCCGCCGGAGGCGTCGAAGAACAAGATGCTGTTCGAGAACCTCACCCCGCTGTTCCCGCGCAAGGCCTTCAAGCTGGAGCGCGGCAACGGTTCGAGCGAGGACATCACCGGCCGCATCCTCGACCTGATCGCGCCGATCGGCAAGGGCCAGCGCGGCCTGATCGTCTCCCAGCCGAAATCCGGCAAGACGATGATGCTGCAGAACGTGGCCCAGGCGATCACCTACAACCACCCCGAAGCGCATCTGATCATGCTGTTGATCGACGAGCGCCCGGAGGAAGTGACCGAAATCGCCCGCACCGTGCGCGCCGAGGTGATCTCCTCGACCTTCGACGAGCCGGCCGTGCGCCACGTGCAGGTCGCCGAGATGGTGATCGAGCGCGCCAAGCGCCTGGTCGAACACAAGAAGGACGTGGTGATCCTGCTCGATTCGATCACCCGCCTCGCCCGCGCCTACAACACCGTGGTGCCCAGCTCCGGCAAGGTGCTCACCGGCGGCGTGGACGCGAATGCCCTGCAGCGCCCGAAGCGCTTCTTCGGCGCCGCGCGTAACGTGGAAGAAGGCGGCTCGCTGACCATCATCGCCACCGCGCTGACCGAAACCGGCAGCAAGATGGACGAGGTGATCTACGAGGAGTTCAAGGGCACCGGCAACATGGAAGTGCACCTGAGCCGCCGCATCTCCGAGAAGCGCGTCTACCCGGCGATCGACATCAACCGCTCCGGCACCCGCCGCGAGGACCTACTGATTGATCCGGACATGCTGGCCAAGATCTGGATCCTGCGCAAACTGCTGCACCCGATGGACGAACTGAGCGCGATGGAGTTCATGCTCGACAAGATGAAGAACACCAAGTCCAACGACGAGTTCTTCAACTCGATGAAGCGCTGA
- a CDS encoding acyltransferase family protein, translating to MVTSRPSPSGGDHANNFDGLRLVASLMVLVSHQFVLLGMHESTLADGMTLGSIAVAMFFIMSGYLVAESWYHDPHVMRFAMRRFLRIWPALIVATIVIAVAGAAVTSLPLHEYFGRETRRFITFNAQLRPYYTLPGVFGTIPANASLSAVNGSWWTIPLEAKCYAYVAVLGAIGLRRRVFTLLALAVVAVMYAKTLPGHSRDNAFDNLCYFYTAFFLAGVGSRQFAAEISGRRLLMAGAVAACLLAAALLQHARLAQWAVMVPLTLWFGRQSTPGLRSAARFGDLSYSTYLYAYFVQQLTVRLWPATPSYLATASVAGIATLLLAWCSWHAVEAPALSLKRRLRGWFPDFAR from the coding sequence ATGGTCACTTCCCGTCCTTCGCCGTCCGGCGGCGACCACGCCAACAATTTCGACGGGCTGCGACTCGTCGCTTCGCTGATGGTGCTGGTTTCCCACCAGTTCGTGCTTCTGGGCATGCACGAATCCACGCTGGCGGACGGCATGACGCTCGGCTCCATCGCGGTGGCGATGTTCTTCATCATGAGCGGTTACCTGGTGGCCGAGAGCTGGTATCACGACCCGCACGTCATGCGCTTTGCCATGCGCCGGTTCCTGCGCATCTGGCCGGCGCTGATCGTCGCCACTATCGTGATAGCGGTCGCCGGTGCGGCGGTCACTTCACTGCCGCTGCATGAATACTTCGGCCGCGAGACACGCCGCTTCATCACCTTCAACGCCCAGCTGCGCCCGTACTACACGCTGCCCGGCGTGTTCGGCACGATACCGGCCAACGCCAGCCTGTCGGCGGTCAACGGCAGCTGGTGGACGATTCCGCTCGAGGCGAAGTGCTACGCGTACGTGGCCGTGCTCGGCGCCATCGGCCTGCGGCGGCGGGTGTTCACCCTGTTGGCATTGGCCGTGGTCGCCGTGATGTACGCCAAGACGCTACCCGGACATTCCCGGGACAACGCCTTCGACAACCTCTGCTACTTCTACACGGCCTTCTTCCTGGCCGGCGTCGGCTCGCGCCAGTTCGCCGCCGAAATCAGTGGTCGGCGCCTGCTCATGGCCGGTGCCGTAGCGGCCTGCCTGCTTGCCGCCGCACTGCTGCAACACGCGCGACTGGCGCAGTGGGCCGTGATGGTGCCATTGACCCTGTGGTTCGGACGGCAAAGCACTCCGGGACTGCGTTCCGCGGCCCGCTTCGGCGACCTGTCCTACAGCACCTATCTATACGCATACTTCGTGCAGCAGTTGACGGTTCGCCTGTGGCCGGCGACGCCCTCCTACCTGGCGACAGCGAGCGTCGCGGGCATCGCCACCCTCTTGCTCGCCTGGTGCTCATGGCACGCGGTGGAAGCGCCGGCGCTGTCGCTTAAGCGGCGGCTTCGCGGCTGGTTCCCGGACTTCGCCCGCTGA